A genomic segment from Prochlorothrix hollandica PCC 9006 = CALU 1027 encodes:
- a CDS encoding phenylpyruvate tautomerase MIF-related protein gives MPLIKVQTSLAAPEPQATETLLKRLSASLAQHLSKPESYVMTALEPAIAMTFGGTTEPVCYVEIKSVGTMSSQQTKAMSQDFCQYISDSLGVPRNRIYIEFCDAPGYLWGWDGHTFG, from the coding sequence ATGCCCCTAATCAAAGTACAAACCTCCCTAGCAGCCCCTGAACCCCAGGCGACAGAAACCCTGCTCAAGAGACTCTCTGCCAGCCTTGCTCAACACCTAAGCAAGCCGGAATCCTATGTCATGACTGCCTTGGAACCGGCAATCGCCATGACCTTTGGGGGCACCACCGAACCCGTCTGTTATGTGGAAATCAAAAGCGTAGGAACCATGAGTTCCCAACAAACCAAGGCCATGAGCCAAGACTTTTGCCAATACATCAGCGACAGTCTCGGCGTGCCTCGCAACCGGATTTATATTGAATTTTGTGATGCCCCAGGCTACCTCTGGGGCTGGGATGGTCACACCTTTGGTTAA
- the rpsJ gene encoding 30S ribosomal protein S10: MATLQQQKIRIRLQAFDRRLLDTSCERIVSTANRTNAMAVGPIPLPTKRKIYCVLRSPHVDKDSREHFERRTHRRIIDIYRPSSKTIDALMKLDLPSGVDIEVKL; the protein is encoded by the coding sequence ATGGCTACCCTCCAGCAGCAAAAAATTCGTATTCGTCTTCAAGCCTTCGATCGTCGCCTCCTGGATACCTCCTGCGAGCGCATTGTTAGCACGGCTAACCGCACCAATGCCATGGCTGTTGGGCCTATTCCCCTGCCCACCAAGCGCAAGATTTATTGTGTTCTGCGATCGCCCCACGTGGACAAAGATTCCCGCGAACACTTCGAGCGCCGCACCCACCGCCGGATTATTGATATTTACCGTCCCTCTTCTAAAACCATTGATGCCCTGATGAAGCTGGACTTACCTTCTGGGGTGGATATTGAAGTCAAGTTGTAG